GCCAAGGCCGTAGCCGGAGAAGCCGGTGTGCCGTTCTTTTCCATGAGCGCGGCGGAGTTTGTTGAGATGATCGTCGGCGTTGGCGCAGCTAGGGTGCGCGACCTCTTCAAGCAGGCGCGCGAGAACGCGCCCGCGATCGTTTTCATCGACGAGCTCGATGCCATCGGCCGCGCACGGGGCCAGGTGGCGATCGGCGGGTCCAGTGAACAGGAGCAGACCCTCAATCAGATCCTGACGGAGATGGACGGCTTTTCGAGCCGCGAGGGCATTATCGTTTTGGCAGCGACAAACCAACCTGAGGTGCTCGACAAAGCGCTTTTAAGACCCGGCCGCTTCGACCGGCGCGTCATTGTAAATCTGCCGGATAAGAACGGGCGTGAGGCGATCCTCAAAGTTCACACGCGCACGGTGCCGCTTGCCAAAGACATGAGCCTGGAAGAGGTTGCCGCCGCAACACCTGGATTCTCCGGCGCC
This window of the Candidatus Angelobacter sp. genome carries:
- a CDS encoding AAA family ATPase, with product MDFLRDPKKYTRLGGTAPKGVLLIGAPGTGKTLLAKAVAGEAGVPFFSMSAAEFVEMIVGVGAARVRDLFKQARENAPAIVFIDELDAIGRARGQVAIGGSSEQEQTLNQILTEMDGFSSREGIIVLAATNQPEVLDKALLRPGRFDRRVIVNLPDKNGREAILKVHTRTVPLAKDMSLEEVAAATPGFSGADLKNLVNEAALLAARREQNQVQQKDFLDSLEKIVLGPERPLLLSRADKERIAYHEGGHAVLAYVLDHSDPVHKVTILPTGMALGVTQQLPTEERHIYKK